In one Bartonella grahamii subsp. shimonis genomic region, the following are encoded:
- the pheS gene encoding phenylalanine--tRNA ligase subunit alpha yields MNDIERLEQEICLALEAADDEQALETVRIAALGKKGSISEKLKALGKMDASERHKVGPVLNGLKSRILELWAQKRDLLKRQAMDARLSRETVDITLPVRSSPIERGRIHPISQVIEEIIAIYTKLGFSLAEGPDIETDYYNFTALNFPEGHPAREMHDTFFFDVDKMGERKLLRTHTSPVQIRTLEKQQAPIRIIIPGKTYRMDSDATHSPMFHQLEGLVIDKTSTIAHMMWLHETFCKEFFEVPSVKMRFRPSFFPFTEPSMEVDIQCDRSGSEVKFGEGKDWLEILGCGMVHPHVLKNVGLDPDEYQGFAWGMGIDRIAMLKYGMPDLRAFFDADLRWLDHYGFRCFDMPAFFPNRNV; encoded by the coding sequence ATGAACGATATTGAGCGTCTGGAACAAGAGATTTGTTTAGCCTTAGAGGCAGCGGATGATGAACAGGCACTTGAAACAGTGCGTATTGCAGCATTGGGTAAAAAAGGTAGCATCTCTGAAAAATTAAAAGCATTAGGAAAGATGGATGCTAGCGAGCGTCATAAAGTTGGACCAGTTCTTAATGGATTAAAAAGTCGTATTTTAGAATTATGGGCGCAAAAGCGTGATCTTCTGAAAAGACAGGCAATGGATGCCCGTCTTTCTCGTGAAACGGTTGATATTACCTTGCCTGTTCGCTCTTCACCTATAGAACGGGGACGTATTCATCCTATTTCACAAGTGATTGAGGAAATTATTGCCATTTATACGAAGTTGGGTTTTTCTCTTGCAGAAGGGCCTGATATTGAAACAGATTATTATAATTTTACGGCATTGAACTTTCCTGAAGGGCATCCAGCACGCGAAATGCATGATACCTTCTTTTTTGATGTCGATAAAATGGGAGAACGCAAATTATTGCGAACCCATACATCACCTGTGCAAATTCGCACACTGGAAAAACAACAAGCACCGATACGGATCATTATTCCTGGAAAAACTTATCGCATGGATTCGGATGCGACGCATTCACCTATGTTCCATCAGCTAGAAGGTCTTGTCATTGATAAAACCTCCACCATTGCCCATATGATGTGGCTACATGAAACCTTTTGCAAAGAATTTTTTGAAGTTCCCTCTGTAAAAATGCGTTTTCGTCCCTCTTTTTTTCCTTTTACCGAACCATCTATGGAAGTGGATATTCAATGTGATCGTTCTGGTTCAGAAGTAAAGTTCGGAGAAGGAAAGGATTGGTTGGAAATTTTAGGATGCGGAATGGTGCATCCTCATGTGTTGAAAAATGTTGGTTTAGATCCCGATGAATATCAAGGCTTTGCATGGGGAATGGGCATTGATCGTATTGCCATGTTGAAATACGGCATGCCTGATTTACGAGCTTTTTTTGATGCTGATCTGCGTTGGTTAGACCATTACGGCTTTCGTTGCTTTGATATGCCTGCTTTTTTTCCTAATAGAAATGTGTGA
- the rplT gene encoding 50S ribosomal protein L20, producing MARVKRGVTAHAKHKKVLKQAEGFYGRRKNTIRAAKAAVDRSKQYAYRDRKNRKRTFRALWIQRINAAVRAEGLTYGRFIDGLSKAGIEVDRKVLSDIAIHEAEAFSTLVASAKKALEYLKDTTPNALESAVK from the coding sequence ATGGCACGTGTGAAAAGAGGTGTGACAGCACACGCTAAGCACAAAAAAGTTCTTAAACAGGCTGAAGGTTTTTACGGTCGTCGTAAAAATACCATTCGTGCGGCTAAAGCAGCAGTTGATCGTTCAAAGCAATACGCTTATCGTGATCGCAAAAATAGGAAACGTACTTTCCGTGCTTTGTGGATTCAGAGAATTAATGCCGCTGTTCGCGCAGAAGGTTTAACTTATGGACGTTTTATTGATGGCCTATCAAAAGCCGGTATTGAAGTTGATCGTAAGGTTCTTTCAGATATAGCAATCCATGAAGCAGAAGCATTTTCTACTTTAGTAGCTTCGGCAAAAAAGGCTTTGGAATATTTAAAAGATACAACACCTAATGCTTTGGAAAGTGCTGTCAAGTAA
- the rpmI gene encoding 50S ribosomal protein L35 has protein sequence MPKMKTKSSAKKRFKITASGKIKAAAAGKRHGMIKRSNKFIRDARGTMVLCEQDAKKVIQHYLPNGI, from the coding sequence ATGCCCAAGATGAAGACCAAATCATCCGCTAAAAAGCGGTTTAAAATCACTGCGTCAGGCAAAATTAAAGCAGCAGCTGCCGGTAAGCGCCACGGCATGATTAAGCGTTCGAATAAATTTATTCGCGATGCACGTGGAACAATGGTTTTGTGTGAACAAGATGCTAAAAAAGTCATTCAGCATTATTTGCCGAATGGTATTTAA
- the nth gene encoding endonuclease III: MPQSTIKLSKARNLSGILYNENEIAEIFRRFSVQRPAPKSDLIYTNIFTLLVAVVLSAQATDVSVNKATKELFRLANQPEKMVALGEEGIAHHIRSIGLWRAKARNVYALCNCLIDHYGGQVPDTREALMSLPGVGRKTANVVLNVAFGQPTLAVDTHIFRLSNRLGLAPGKTPEIVEKKLLKIIPTHYLRHAHHWLILHGRYICQARKAQCTQCIIADLCKAASKTNAIPAPLIEV, translated from the coding sequence ATGCCTCAAAGTACCATAAAATTGTCAAAAGCGCGAAATTTATCTGGTATATTATATAATGAAAATGAAATTGCAGAAATATTTCGCCGTTTTTCTGTGCAACGTCCAGCGCCTAAGAGTGATCTTATCTATACAAATATTTTTACGCTTTTGGTTGCCGTTGTGCTTTCGGCTCAAGCGACAGATGTAAGCGTTAATAAAGCGACAAAAGAATTATTTCGCCTTGCTAATCAACCGGAAAAAATGGTTGCATTAGGAGAAGAAGGAATAGCACATCATATCCGTTCAATTGGTCTTTGGCGAGCAAAAGCACGCAATGTTTATGCACTTTGCAACTGTTTAATTGATCATTATGGCGGTCAAGTACCTGATACGCGTGAAGCACTTATGAGCCTTCCTGGAGTGGGACGCAAAACGGCTAATGTTGTTTTGAATGTTGCTTTTGGTCAGCCTACATTGGCAGTAGATACACATATTTTTCGCTTAAGCAATCGTCTTGGTTTAGCGCCTGGCAAAACACCAGAGATTGTTGAGAAAAAATTATTAAAGATTATACCAACCCATTATCTTCGTCATGCGCATCATTGGCTGATTTTACATGGACGCTATATTTGTCAAGCGCGTAAAGCACAATGTACGCAATGCATTATTGCCGATTTATGTAAAGCCGCAAGCAAAACAAATGCAATTCCAGCACCTTTGATTGAAGTTTAA
- a CDS encoding Hsp20 family protein → MTHVTPFSNPFLLGFETVEKILQRIGKADEAYPAYNIERLHKNDDANHIRITLAVAGFKINHLNILLDDNQLVIHGKQTDNQNHQYLYRGIAARQFQRTFVLAEGMHVTNAELKNGLLSINLFQPKLKKEIKQIPIKVSSGES, encoded by the coding sequence ATGACACATGTGACGCCTTTCTCCAATCCCTTTCTTTTAGGGTTTGAAACTGTAGAAAAAATATTGCAACGTATCGGTAAAGCTGATGAGGCTTACCCAGCCTATAACATTGAACGTTTGCATAAAAATGATGATGCAAATCATATCCGGATAACTTTGGCTGTTGCTGGATTTAAGATTAACCATCTTAATATTTTGCTTGATGATAATCAATTGGTTATTCATGGTAAACAAACAGACAATCAAAATCATCAATATTTATATCGCGGTATAGCTGCGCGACAATTCCAGCGAACCTTTGTTCTCGCGGAAGGGATGCATGTTACAAATGCCGAGTTGAAAAATGGTCTTTTATCAATTAATCTGTTTCAACCAAAATTAAAAAAAGAAATAAAACAGATTCCAATTAAAGTCAGTAGTGGTGAGTCATAA
- a CDS encoding DUF1150 family protein — MGEHKQNLSFQNTSYSDAGQIAYLKKVCTDDLAKNFPDLPPMTPGITIWALFGETGYPIILSDERSIALAGANEHELQIVTLH, encoded by the coding sequence ATGGGAGAACATAAACAAAATTTGTCGTTTCAGAATACATCCTACTCTGATGCGGGACAGATTGCCTATTTAAAAAAAGTTTGTACAGATGATCTGGCTAAAAACTTTCCTGATCTTCCACCAATGACCCCAGGCATTACGATATGGGCTCTCTTTGGTGAAACAGGTTATCCTATCATTTTATCCGATGAGCGCTCTATCGCCCTTGCTGGAGCCAATGAGCATGAACTGCAAATTGTAACTCTGCACTAG
- the ilvD gene encoding dihydroxy-acid dehydratase, protein MPSYRSRISTHGRNMAGARGLWRATGMKDTDFGKPIIAIANSFTQFVPGHVHLKDLGQLVAQQIVVAGGVAKEFNTIAVDDGIAMGHDGMLYSLPSREIIADSVEYMVNAHCADALVCISNCDKITPGMLMAALRLNIPTIFVSGGPMEAGKIKWKDQDLTVDLVDAMVAAASEQNSEEEVAAMERAACPTCGSCSGMFTANSMNCLTEALGLSLPGNGSMLATHADRRMLFEKAGKQIVSLVKRYYEKGDETVLPRSIASRKAFENAMTVDIAMGGSTNTVLHLLAAAQEGEVDFTMTDIDHLSRRVPVLCKVAPAVANVHMEDVHRAGGIMGLLGELDAAGLIDTSTYTVHAKTMQEALYHWNVRQTNEPTVLAFYRAAPGGIPTQTAFSQSCRYETLDLDREKGVIRDRKHAYSQDGGLAVLYGNLAKDGCIVKTAGVDQSILTFKGPARIFESQDSAVSAILTDKIKTGEIVLIRYEGPRGGPGMQEMLYPTSYLKSKGLGKVCALVTDGRFSGGSSGLSIGHVSPEAAEGGEIALVEEGDIIEIDIPNRSIHMLVDEVEMKQRRAKMEAKGKEAWQPIEKRQRKVSKALKAYAAMSTSAAKGAVRNI, encoded by the coding sequence ATGCCTTCTTACCGTTCAAGAATATCGACCCACGGGCGTAATATGGCAGGAGCCCGCGGGCTTTGGCGTGCAACAGGAATGAAAGATACTGATTTTGGTAAACCCATTATTGCGATTGCGAATTCTTTTACACAATTTGTACCAGGGCATGTCCATTTAAAAGATCTTGGGCAATTAGTCGCACAACAGATAGTAGTTGCCGGTGGTGTTGCGAAAGAATTTAATACCATTGCTGTAGATGATGGAATTGCTATGGGGCACGATGGAATGCTCTATTCTTTGCCCTCACGTGAAATCATTGCTGATTCTGTAGAGTATATGGTTAATGCACATTGTGCGGATGCACTTGTCTGTATTTCTAATTGTGACAAAATTACGCCTGGTATGTTAATGGCTGCTTTACGGTTGAATATTCCGACAATCTTTGTTTCAGGCGGTCCTATGGAAGCAGGTAAGATTAAATGGAAGGATCAAGACCTAACGGTTGATTTAGTTGATGCCATGGTCGCAGCAGCTTCAGAACAGAATTCAGAAGAAGAAGTTGCTGCAATGGAGCGCGCTGCTTGTCCTACATGTGGCTCTTGTTCAGGAATGTTTACGGCCAACTCCATGAATTGCTTAACGGAAGCATTAGGGCTTTCGCTTCCCGGAAATGGATCAATGTTAGCAACACATGCAGATCGACGGATGCTTTTTGAAAAAGCTGGAAAACAGATTGTTTCATTGGTTAAACGTTATTATGAAAAAGGTGATGAAACAGTTTTGCCGCGCTCTATTGCTTCACGCAAGGCTTTTGAAAATGCAATGACAGTTGATATTGCCATGGGGGGATCAACCAATACAGTACTGCATCTTTTAGCCGCGGCGCAAGAGGGTGAGGTGGATTTTACTATGACGGATATTGATCATCTTTCACGTCGTGTTCCTGTTTTATGTAAGGTTGCTCCTGCTGTTGCGAATGTACATATGGAAGATGTTCATCGCGCTGGTGGTATTATGGGGCTTTTAGGCGAACTCGATGCGGCGGGCCTCATTGATACGTCAACTTATACGGTTCACGCAAAAACGATGCAAGAAGCTCTTTACCATTGGAATGTGAGACAAACTAATGAACCAACAGTTCTTGCATTTTATCGTGCTGCTCCTGGTGGTATTCCAACACAGACAGCTTTTAGCCAATCTTGTCGCTATGAGACCCTTGATCTTGATCGTGAAAAAGGTGTGATTCGCGATAGGAAACATGCATATTCACAAGATGGAGGATTGGCAGTTCTTTATGGAAATCTTGCAAAAGATGGCTGCATTGTAAAAACAGCAGGCGTTGATCAATCAATTTTAACTTTTAAAGGTCCGGCAAGAATTTTTGAAAGCCAAGATTCAGCGGTTTCAGCTATATTAACTGATAAGATTAAAACAGGTGAAATTGTTTTAATCCGTTATGAAGGTCCACGTGGTGGACCTGGAATGCAAGAAATGCTTTATCCAACAAGTTATCTCAAATCTAAAGGATTGGGCAAGGTTTGTGCACTTGTTACGGATGGACGTTTTTCAGGAGGAAGTTCAGGGCTTTCGATAGGACACGTTTCCCCAGAAGCTGCTGAAGGAGGAGAAATTGCGTTGGTGGAAGAAGGGGATATCATAGAAATTGATATTCCAAATCGTAGCATTCATATGTTGGTGGATGAAGTTGAGATGAAGCAGCGCCGTGCTAAAATGGAAGCAAAAGGAAAAGAAGCTTGGCAACCGATTGAGAAGCGTCAGCGTAAAGTTTCAAAGGCTCTCAAAGCTTATGCAGCGATGAGTACATCTGCAGCAAAGGGAGCAGTACGTAATATTTGA
- the mutS gene encoding DNA mismatch repair protein MutS — translation MDKKNNHKNNLIPQSASSSASSQERLTPMMEQYIEIKAVHHDSLLFYRMGDFYELFFNDAIEAAQALGITLTARGKHLGQDIPMCGVPVHAADDYLQKLIACGYRVAVCEQIEDPAEAKKRGSKSVVRRDVVRLVTPGTITEEKLLDPTRANYLMTLSRIKTSDGEEFALSWIDISTGIFRVTESHQEKLLTNIMRVDPQEIIVADSFFHDKSHKSLFNVLDRIVSPQPACLFETLTAERDICNYFKLSTLEGVADYSRSELSAIVAAIRYIEKTQITHRPPLMRPERQNESATLFIDAATRLNLELIRTTSGQRDGSLLKAIDRTVTGGGSRLLIDRLIAPLTTPSAIDTRLDSIDFFLRNTSLAKAIKLILKGGPDMPRAVSRLALGRGGPRDMATIQRGFEIIRELHQLLNNELLPQEISDVQQVFSNLPTALYFHLEQALADDLPLLKRDGGFIRSNYHKELDEMRALRDESRRVIAELQAQYAQETDIKTLKIKHNNILGYFIEVTSTQASALTKNPQAKARFIHRQTMANAMRFTTTELADLESRIAHAANHALTLELEIFDILVQEITEQVDFIRKASEALAILDVSVALAYLAEEQGYCRPKIDLSLTFHITAGRHPVVEQALRKQAAEPFIANNCDLSVQENQQYAAIWLLTGPNMGGKSTFLRQNALIAIMAQMGSFVPATSAHIGVVDRLFSRVGASDDLARGRSTFMMEMVETATILNHASPHSLVILDEIGRGTSTFDGLSIAWAAVEYLHEVNHCRAILATHFHEMTALTEKLDRLHNVTMKVKNWDGDVVFLHEVTPGAADRSYGVQVAKLAGLPPAVITRATDVLHQLEQGEMAGKGLKLIDDLPLFSLKATSPVNETRNKPCVLHEALKNIHPDELSPKQALEAIYHLKQLEKSNSL, via the coding sequence ATGGATAAAAAAAACAATCATAAAAATAATTTAATTCCACAGTCTGCTTCCTCATCTGCTTCCTCTCAAGAACGTTTGACACCTATGATGGAGCAATACATAGAAATCAAAGCCGTCCATCATGATTCCCTTCTCTTTTACCGAATGGGGGATTTTTATGAATTATTTTTTAATGATGCGATTGAAGCTGCTCAGGCTTTAGGAATCACACTCACAGCACGCGGAAAACATTTAGGACAAGATATTCCTATGTGCGGTGTTCCTGTTCATGCTGCTGATGATTATTTACAAAAACTGATTGCTTGTGGTTACCGAGTTGCTGTTTGTGAACAAATAGAAGATCCTGCTGAAGCAAAAAAACGTGGCTCAAAATCTGTTGTTCGGCGTGATGTTGTTCGCCTTGTAACACCTGGAACGATAACAGAAGAAAAACTCCTTGATCCAACACGCGCAAATTATTTGATGACTCTTTCCCGTATAAAAACTAGCGATGGAGAGGAATTTGCTCTTTCTTGGATTGATATCTCAACAGGCATATTTCGTGTAACAGAAAGCCACCAAGAAAAACTTTTGACAAATATTATGCGTGTGGATCCACAGGAAATTATTGTTGCTGATTCATTTTTTCATGATAAATCTCATAAATCACTTTTTAATGTTCTTGATCGTATTGTTTCACCTCAACCTGCTTGTCTCTTTGAGACACTCACTGCTGAACGTGATATTTGCAATTATTTTAAACTCTCAACTCTTGAAGGCGTTGCCGATTATTCACGTTCCGAACTCTCTGCAATTGTAGCTGCTATTCGTTATATCGAAAAAACACAAATCACGCATCGTCCTCCCCTCATGCGGCCTGAGCGCCAAAATGAAAGTGCGACTCTTTTTATTGATGCTGCAACCAGATTAAACCTTGAACTTATTCGTACGACATCAGGTCAACGGGATGGAAGTTTATTAAAAGCTATTGATCGCACCGTAACAGGAGGAGGATCACGCCTTCTCATCGATCGCCTTATTGCTCCCCTCACCACTCCTTCAGCTATTGATACGCGTTTGGATTCTATCGATTTTTTTCTACGTAATACTTCTCTTGCAAAAGCGATAAAGCTTATTTTAAAAGGGGGACCCGATATGCCCCGCGCCGTTTCACGTTTGGCTCTTGGACGAGGAGGTCCCCGTGATATGGCTACAATCCAGCGCGGCTTTGAAATCATTCGTGAATTGCATCAACTTCTTAATAATGAGCTTTTGCCTCAAGAAATAAGCGATGTACAACAAGTGTTCTCAAACTTACCCACAGCATTATACTTTCATTTAGAACAAGCATTAGCTGATGATCTCCCACTCCTTAAACGTGATGGTGGTTTTATTCGTTCCAATTATCATAAAGAGCTCGATGAAATGCGTGCTTTACGTGATGAATCGCGCCGTGTCATTGCTGAACTTCAAGCGCAATATGCCCAAGAAACAGATATTAAGACGCTTAAAATAAAGCATAATAATATTCTAGGTTATTTCATTGAAGTAACCAGTACACAAGCATCTGCTCTTACAAAGAATCCACAAGCTAAAGCACGTTTTATTCATCGGCAAACAATGGCAAACGCTATGCGTTTTACCACAACAGAGCTTGCTGACCTTGAAAGCCGTATTGCCCATGCTGCCAATCATGCATTGACACTTGAACTAGAGATTTTTGATATTCTCGTTCAGGAAATTACCGAACAAGTTGATTTTATTCGTAAAGCTTCTGAAGCACTTGCTATTTTAGACGTCTCTGTTGCTTTAGCATATCTTGCTGAAGAACAAGGATATTGCCGCCCTAAAATTGATCTTTCACTTACCTTTCATATCACAGCAGGACGCCATCCTGTCGTCGAACAAGCACTCCGCAAACAAGCAGCAGAACCTTTTATTGCCAATAATTGTGATCTCTCTGTGCAAGAAAATCAGCAATATGCAGCAATCTGGCTGTTGACAGGGCCTAATATGGGAGGAAAATCAACTTTTTTGCGACAAAATGCTCTCATTGCTATTATGGCGCAAATGGGGTCCTTCGTTCCAGCAACTTCAGCACATATTGGTGTCGTTGATCGCCTATTTAGTCGTGTCGGAGCTTCCGATGACCTTGCACGGGGACGTTCAACCTTTATGATGGAAATGGTTGAAACAGCAACGATTCTCAATCATGCTAGCCCCCATTCTCTTGTTATTCTTGATGAAATAGGACGTGGGACATCAACCTTTGATGGACTTTCTATTGCTTGGGCTGCTGTTGAATATCTCCATGAAGTTAACCATTGTCGTGCTATTCTGGCTACCCATTTTCATGAAATGACTGCACTTACCGAAAAACTTGACAGACTGCATAATGTCACCATGAAAGTCAAAAATTGGGATGGTGATGTAGTTTTTCTTCATGAGGTCACACCAGGAGCTGCTGATCGTTCCTATGGTGTACAAGTCGCAAAGCTTGCTGGACTTCCCCCAGCCGTTATTACACGAGCAACAGATGTACTCCATCAATTAGAACAAGGTGAAATGGCTGGGAAAGGACTTAAACTCATTGATGATTTACCGCTCTTTTCTCTTAAAGCAACATCTCCCGTCAATGAAACAAGAAACAAACCTTGTGTACTTCACGAAGCTTTAAAAAATATCCATCCTGATGAACTCTCTCCTAAACAAGCTTTAGAAGCAATTTACCACCTCAAACAGCTTGAAAAGAGTAACTCTTTATAG
- a CDS encoding NADP-dependent malic enzyme, giving the protein MKESEQDQKMSQTVYSTSEREALDFHSRGRPGKLEIVATKSMATQHDLALAYSPGVAVPVKAIAQNPALAYDYTAKGNLVAVISNGTAILGLGNLGALASKPVMEGKAVLFKRFADIDSIDLEIDINDTESFINLVRHLEPSFGGINLEDIKAPECFMIESRLREVMNIPVFHDDQHGTAIIVAAGVLNALTLTGRDMQNTRLVCNGAGSAGIACIELIKAMGFRSENIILCDTKGVVYEGRKQGMNQWKSAHAIQTDKRTLMEAMEGADIFFGVSAKGALTPEMVRSMAPQPIIFAMANPDPEITPEEVMQVRHDAIVATGRSDYPNQINNVLCFPYIFRGALDVRARVINEDMKIAAAKALANLAHEEVPDSVAEAYRGKRLKFGPNYIIPVPFDPRLLTVVSIAVAKAAMESGVAQKNIDDLEAYERDLNARRDPTSSVMRGVYNHVRQAPKQIVFAEGEEEQVMRAAVSYVHQKLGQAILVGREEQVREAAVIAGIDLEREGISIMNAKLSCRTDAYANYLYKKMQRQGWLLRDCHRRINNDRNYFAACMVALGDADAMVTGVTRNYETALIDIRRAIDEKPKERLIGISMAICRGRTVFITDTAVYENPNAEELADIAEQTASFVRGFGYQPRVAFLAFSTFGYMKGQVTQQIQDAINILHERKVDFEFDGEMSADVALNSKLMQQYPFMGLTEPANILVMPGYHASSIASKMLQELGEATIIGPILIGLEKSVQIVPFSGSDTDVVNIAMLAAYHAERVV; this is encoded by the coding sequence ATGAAAGAGAGCGAGCAGGATCAGAAAATGTCTCAAACTGTTTACAGTACGAGCGAAAGAGAGGCTCTAGATTTTCATAGTCGTGGTCGACCAGGAAAGCTTGAGATTGTTGCAACAAAGTCTATGGCAACACAGCATGATTTAGCACTTGCTTATTCACCAGGTGTTGCCGTTCCAGTTAAGGCAATTGCTCAAAATCCAGCACTGGCTTATGATTATACAGCAAAAGGAAATCTTGTTGCTGTTATTTCAAATGGAACCGCTATCTTAGGGTTAGGCAATTTAGGGGCCCTTGCCTCTAAGCCGGTCATGGAAGGCAAAGCAGTGCTGTTTAAGCGTTTTGCGGATATTGATTCCATTGATTTAGAAATTGATATAAACGATACGGAAAGTTTTATCAATTTGGTGCGCCATTTAGAACCTTCTTTTGGTGGAATTAATCTTGAAGACATTAAGGCGCCTGAGTGCTTTATGATTGAAAGTCGTCTACGCGAAGTGATGAATATTCCTGTTTTTCACGACGATCAACATGGTACAGCAATTATTGTAGCTGCTGGTGTTCTCAATGCTTTGACTTTAACAGGGCGCGATATGCAAAATACGCGGTTAGTCTGTAATGGTGCTGGTTCTGCAGGGATTGCTTGTATTGAACTGATCAAAGCGATGGGCTTTCGTTCCGAAAATATCATATTATGTGATACAAAGGGTGTGGTTTATGAAGGCCGCAAACAGGGAATGAATCAGTGGAAATCTGCGCATGCTATTCAAACAGATAAACGTACGCTTATGGAAGCAATGGAAGGTGCAGATATATTTTTTGGAGTTTCTGCTAAAGGTGCTCTTACTCCTGAAATGGTAAGATCCATGGCACCCCAGCCGATTATTTTTGCTATGGCTAATCCCGATCCAGAAATTACGCCGGAAGAGGTTATGCAAGTGCGTCATGATGCTATTGTCGCAACTGGGCGTTCCGATTATCCAAATCAGATTAATAATGTTCTCTGCTTTCCTTATATATTTCGTGGTGCACTTGATGTGCGTGCAAGAGTTATTAATGAAGATATGAAGATTGCTGCGGCAAAGGCTCTTGCCAATTTAGCGCATGAAGAAGTGCCTGACAGCGTTGCAGAAGCTTATCGTGGAAAACGATTAAAATTTGGTCCTAATTATATCATCCCTGTTCCTTTTGATCCGCGTTTATTGACGGTTGTTTCAATAGCGGTAGCAAAAGCAGCAATGGAAAGCGGTGTTGCGCAAAAGAACATAGATGATTTAGAGGCCTATGAGCGCGATTTGAATGCGAGACGTGATCCTACTTCCTCGGTGATGCGTGGGGTTTATAACCATGTTCGTCAAGCGCCAAAACAAATTGTCTTTGCAGAAGGTGAAGAAGAGCAAGTTATGCGGGCAGCCGTTTCCTATGTTCATCAAAAATTAGGACAAGCGATTTTGGTTGGTCGTGAAGAGCAAGTAAGAGAAGCGGCTGTTATCGCTGGAATTGATCTGGAGCGTGAAGGTATTTCTATTATGAATGCTAAGCTTTCCTGTCGTACAGATGCTTATGCGAATTATCTTTATAAAAAGATGCAGCGTCAAGGCTGGCTGTTACGTGATTGTCATCGTCGTATTAATAATGATCGCAATTATTTTGCTGCATGTATGGTGGCACTAGGAGATGCTGATGCAATGGTTACAGGGGTGACACGCAATTATGAAACAGCGCTGATCGATATACGTCGGGCAATTGATGAAAAACCAAAAGAACGATTGATTGGTATCTCAATGGCCATTTGCCGTGGACGAACTGTGTTTATTACGGATACAGCTGTTTATGAAAATCCTAATGCTGAAGAACTTGCGGATATAGCGGAACAAACCGCTTCGTTTGTACGTGGATTTGGGTATCAACCACGGGTAGCATTTTTAGCATTTTCTACGTTTGGCTATATGAAAGGGCAGGTCACACAGCAAATTCAGGATGCGATTAATATTTTGCATGAACGCAAGGTTGACTTTGAGTTTGATGGAGAAATGAGCGCCGATGTGGCACTCAATTCCAAATTGATGCAGCAATATCCATTTATGGGATTAACAGAGCCCGCTAACATTTTGGTTATGCCTGGATATCACGCGTCTTCCATTGCAAGTAAAATGTTACAAGAACTTGGTGAAGCAACCATTATTGGTCCTATTTTAATTGGATTGGAAAAATCTGTCCAAATTGTACCGTTCAGTGGAAGCGATACAGATGTTGTCAATATTGCAATGCTTGCGGCTTATCATGCCGAAAGAGTCGTCTAA
- the secB gene encoding protein-export chaperone SecB encodes MAEGEMNNSGGEPVFAVLTQYLKDLSFENPGAPRSLRAHEKSPQIDININVNANPIGDDNYDVVLSLSVKANDNTEILFHVELIYGGVFHLQNIPQEHVMPLVFIECPRLLFPFARQIISDATQNGGFPPLWIDPIDFAALFQKRLAEEQKDNQIQPS; translated from the coding sequence ATGGCCGAAGGTGAAATGAATAACAGTGGTGGAGAACCGGTTTTTGCTGTATTAACTCAATATTTAAAAGATTTATCATTCGAAAACCCAGGTGCACCTCGCTCATTGCGTGCGCATGAAAAATCACCACAAATTGATATCAATATTAACGTCAATGCTAACCCAATTGGTGATGACAATTATGATGTCGTTTTGTCTCTCTCCGTTAAAGCCAATGATAACACTGAAATCTTATTTCATGTAGAATTGATTTACGGTGGTGTTTTCCACCTTCAAAATATTCCACAAGAACATGTTATGCCATTGGTCTTTATTGAATGTCCCCGTCTTTTATTCCCATTTGCTCGCCAAATTATATCTGATGCTACTCAAAATGGTGGTTTTCCACCTTTATGGATTGATCCTATTGATTTTGCAGCCCTCTTCCAAAAGCGTCTTGCTGAAGAACAAAAAGACAATCAAATACAGCCCTCTTAA